The following are encoded in a window of Raphanus sativus cultivar WK10039 unplaced genomic scaffold, ASM80110v3 Scaffold4629, whole genome shotgun sequence genomic DNA:
- the LOC130507492 gene encoding sister chromatid cohesion protein PDS5 homolog C-like: MADSDKELENQILEAGGKLTDPPSSLDELLLLLDKLFIYLIDVDQSPRESMQSALSPLMKSLVAGKLFKHSDADVKVAVAACVSEITRITAPEAPYDDDQMKEVFKLIVSSFENLPDYFSRSYSKRISILETVAKVRSCVVMLDLECDALLIEMFQILLNAIRDFHPENVLSSIEKIMTLVLEESEDIPPKMLSPILHYVREDDEVPEVARRLAERVLSNSASKLKKCLTEAVKLSGVSLDKYSKVVASICEGTFSALQHDELVENEKEDCQGHLEKEAEVEDKPEVIATPDRTDAPKDESGKSGVSNGVAQQNGSSVDTESTEKPDDTNAKDEPQHFDNPSSTDLDSTSEEKPDVEHQPQEKDPSSAIHVDSSETSDIIKDEPGALLESKDMLSLPPDDSSVKAAISSENDKETSVQALPSKTSGDETGNVSSPSRAEDLVEESRPKKTEDDKETSVQALPSKTSADETANVSSPSRAEDLVEESRPKKTENDKETSVQALPSMTSADETANVSSPSRAEDLVKESRPKKTANQKKKESLTKEAKPSAASATEKASEEAKTSAKVIKKSGKKVASSSKTKSAVPPKKSTSETKAAKQSEKKVAENDNVQESSKPKEEKKKPGRGKAMDEDSLDTSSGDSEKPAVSSGKSASKSKKEVKQPIEESPNTNTKRKRSLGKEKASDLQSHGEDLVGSRVRVWWPIDKAYYKGVVDSYDSAKKKHLVIYDDGDQEILNLKTQKWHFLDESETEGEEAADQTGHEKEASTEPQRKKAKTGKQPSGKKGGGAGSSKSKAAPASKSGKKSKDEKTESKPKDPKEASREEEDSSEALSEEEETPKTVGKSGTSKWKKERSKSGTSKCSSKTTATSKSKSGGPAKSSAAKGKAAKGKANSTPAYKGSESDAESDSEETPKAPEPATKGKSQAKSGKKRKR; the protein is encoded by the exons TCGGACGCCGATGTGAAAGTCGCAGTCGCTGCCTGCGTCAGCGAGATTACGAGAATAACTGCTCCTGAAGCTCCTTATGATGATGATCAGATGAAG GAAGTATTTAAGTTGATTGTATCTTCGTTCGAAAACTTGCCTGACTATTTTAGTCGCTCCTATTCCAAAAGGATCTCGATCCTTGAAACTGTGGCCAAGGTCAGATCATGCGTTGTGATGCTGGATCTTGAGTGTGATGCTCTTCTTATTGAGATGTTCCAGATTCTCCTCAACGCTATAAG GGACTTCCATCCAGAGAACGTACTTTCATCAATTGAGAAAATCATGACACTTGTTTTAGAGGAAAGCGAGGATATACCTCCAAAGATGCTTTCACCCATTCTACATTATGTTAGGGAGGATGATGAG GTTCCAGAAGTAGCACGGAGGTTGGCAGAACGAGTTCTCAGTAACTCTGCTAGCAAGCTCAAAAAGTGTCTGACTGAAGCTGTGAAATTGTCGGGTGTCTCTTTGGATAAGTATAGTAAGGTAGTGGCTTCGATATGTGAAGGGACATTCAGTGCTTTGCAGCACGACGAACTTGTTGAGAATGAAAAAGAG GACTGTCAAGGTCATTTAGAAAAGGAAGCAGAAGTAGAG GATAAACCGGAAGTAATTGCTACACCCGATCGAACTGATGCACCTAAGGATGAATCTGGTAAGTCGGGAGTCAGCAACGGCGTTGCGCAACAGAACGGTTCTTCTGTTGATACTGAGTCTACAGAGAAGCCAGATGATACGAATGCTAAAGATGAGCCTCAACATTTTGATAATCCTAGCAGCACTGACTTGGATAGTACTTCTGAAGAGAAGCCTGATGTTGAACATCAACCTCAGGAAAAAGATCCCAGTTCCGCCATACATGTGGATTCATCAGAAACTTCAGATATCATCAAGGACGAACCTGGAGCACTCCTGGAGAGCAAGGATATGCTAAGTTTGCCTCCTGATGATTCATCTGTTAAAGCAGCCATATCTTCTGAAAATGATAAGGAAACAAGTGTGCAGGCGTTGCCATCTAAGACATCAGGTGATGAAACTGGCAATGTTAGTTCTCCATCTAGGGCTGAAGATCTTGTTGAAGAAAGCCGGCCTAAGAAGACTGAAGATGATAAGGAAACAAGTGTGCAGGCTTTGCCATCTAAGACATCAGCCGATGAAACTGCCAATGTTAGTTCTCCATCTAGGGCTGAAGATCTTGTTGAGGAAAGCCGGCCTAAGAAGACTGAAAATGATAAGGAAACAAGTGTTCAGGCTTTGCCATCTATGACATCAGCCGATGAAACTGCCAATGTTAGTTCTCCATCTAGGGCTGAAGATCTTGTTAAGGAAAGCCGGCCTAAGAAGACTGCAAACCAGAAGAAAAAGGAGAGCTTGACAAAGGAGGCCAAACCATCAGCTGCTAGTGCTACTGAAAAAGCTTCCGAAGAAGCAAAAACTTCTgctaaagttataaaaaaatctggAAAGAAGGTTGCTTCTTCAAGTAAAACCAAGTCTGCTGTTCCTCCGAAGAAAAGTACCTCTGAGACAAAAGCTGCAAAGCAGTCAGAGAAAAAGGTAGCTGAGAATGATAATGTACAAGAATCCTCAAAGCCAaaagaggaaaagaaaaagcCAGGACGTGGGAAAGCCATGGATGAGGACTCATTAGATACTTCTTCGGGTGATAGCGAAAAA CCAGCTGTTTCCTCCGGAAAGTCAGCCTCGAAATCAAAGAAGGAAGTGAAGCAACCAATAGAAGAAAGTCCTAATACAAACACAAAGAGGAAACGAAGTCTAGGCAAAGAGAAA GCATCTGATCTCCAAAGCCATGGTGAAGATTTAGTTGGGTCGAGGGTCAGAGTCTGGTGGCCTATAGATAAAGC GTATTATAAAGGTGTGGTCGATTCATATGATTCTGCGAAGAAGAAACATCTG GTTATCTATGATGATGGAGATCAAGAAATCTTGAATCTTAAGACACAGAAGTGGCATTTTCTGGATGAATCAGAAACAGAG GGTGAAGAAGCTGCTGATCAGACTGGTCATGAGAAAGAGGCCTCCACAGA GCCCCAGAGAAAGAAAGCTAAGACTGGCAAGCAACCGTCAGGGAAAAA GGGTGGTGGAGCTGGTTCCAGCAAGTCTAAAGCTGCTCCTGCTTCCAAGTCCGGCAAGAAGTCCAAGGATGAGAAAACAGAGAGCAAACCAAAGGATCCGAAAGAAGCTAGTAGAGAAGAGGAGGATAGCTCTGAAGCGTTGAGCGAGGAAGAGGAAACCCCCAAAACCGTTGGTAAATCAGGAACCAGCAAGTGGAAGAAAGAGAGATCGAAATCTGGGACATCCAAATGTTCGTCCAAGACTACAGCTACTTCAAAATCCAAGTCAGGAGGACCTGCAAAATCTTCAGCAGCCAAGGGAAAAGCAGCAAAAGGCAAAGCAAACTCTACACCTGCCTACAAGGGCAGTGAGAGCGACGCTGAGTCAGACTCTGAAGAGACACCAAAGGCGCCAGAACCAGCAACAAAAGGGAAGTCGCAGGCGAAATCAGGTAAGAAGAGGAAGCGATGA